In the genome of Cygnus olor isolate bCygOlo1 chromosome Z, bCygOlo1.pri.v2, whole genome shotgun sequence, one region contains:
- the SYT4 gene encoding synaptotagmin-4 isoform X2, with protein sequence MAPIAASRQHFDEIPTVVGIFSAFGLVFSVSLFAWICCQRKSSKSNKTPPYKFVHVLKGVDIYPENLNSKKKFGADDKSEAKNKSAMPKNSLHLDLEKRDLNGNFPKTTSKTQSSPDLENVSPKHFSERKKDSVSPDSLKSITSLSSEEKQDKLGTIFFSLEYNFEKKAFVVNIKEARGLPAMDEQSMTSDPYIKMTILPEKKHKVKTRVLRKTLDPAFDETFTFYGIPYSQIQDLTLHFMILSFDRFSRDDVIGEVLIPLAGIELSEGRMLMDREIIKRNKSSGRGELLISLCYQSTTNTLTVVVLKARHLPKSDVSGLSDPYVKVNLYHAKKRISKKKTHVKKCTPNAVFNELFVFDIPCEGLDDISIEFLVLDSDRGSRNEVIGRLTLGSSAEGTGGEHWKEICEYPRRQIAKWHMLCDG encoded by the exons ATGGCTCCGATCGCGGCCAGCCGCCAGCACTTCG ATGAAATTCCTACAGTGGTTGGGATCTTTAGTGCATTTGGCCTTGTCTTCTCTGTCTCCCTTTTTGCTTGGATCTGCTGCCAACGCAAATCTTCCAAATCCAATAAGACCCCTCCATATAAGTTTGTCCATGTTCTGAAGGGAGTTGATATTTATCCTGAGAATCTCAACAGTAAGAAGAAGTTTGGAGCAGATGATAAAAGTGAAGCAAAGAACAAATCGGCAATGCCTAAGAATTCTCTCCATCTagacctggagaagagagatcTAAATGGCAATTTCCCCAAAACAACCTCTAAAACGCAGAGCTCTCCAGATCTTGAAAACGTGTCTCCAAAAcacttttcagaaaggaagaaagattcAGTATCCCCTGATAGTTTAAAGTCCATCACATCCTTGtcatctgaagaaaaacaagacaagctAGGAacaatctttttctctttagagtACAACTTTGAGAAAAAGGCATTTGTAGTGAACATCAAAGAAGCACGTGGGCTGCCAGCAATGGATGAACAGTCAATGACTTCTGATCCTTACATCAAAATGACAATCCTGCCTGAGAAAAAGCACAAGGTGAAAACCAGAGTGCTGAGAAAAACATTAGATCCAGCTTTTGATGAGACTTTCACATTCTATGGGATCCCCTACAGCCAAATTCAAGATTTAACACTTCACTTTATGATCTTGAGCTTTGACAGGTTTTCCAGAGATGATGTCATTGGAGAAGTCCTCATCCCCCTTGCAGGAATTGAATTGTCAGAAGGAAGGATGCTAATGGACAGAGAGAtcatcaaaagaaat AAATCATCTGGGCGTGGAGAATTACTGATCTCTCTCTGTTATCAGTCTACAACAAACACGCtaactgttgttgttttaaaagccaGGCATCTACCTAAGTCTGATGTGTCAGGATTATCAG ATCCTTATGTCAAAGTGAACCTGTACCACGCTaagaaaagaatttctaaaaagaaaacccatGTGAAGAAGTGTACCCCCAATGCAGTGTTCAACGAATTGTTTGTCTTTGACATTCCCTGTGAGGGCCTTGATGATATCAGCATTGAATTTTTGGTTTTAGATTCAGACAGAGGATCAAGAAATGAGGTCATTGGCCGGTTAACCTTGGGATCTTCAGCAGAAGGTACAGGTGGAGAGCACTGGAAGGAAATTTGTGAATATCCTAGGAGACAAATTGCCAAATGGCATATGTTGTGTGATGGTTAG
- the SYT4 gene encoding synaptotagmin-4 isoform X1 has protein sequence MAPIAASRQHFDEIPTVVGIFSAFGLVFSVSLFAWICCQRKSSKSNKTPPYKFVHVLKGVDIYPENLNSKKKFGADDKSEAKNKSAMPKNSLHLDLEKRDLNGNFPKTTSKTQSSPDLENVSPKHFSERKKDSVSPDSLKSITSLSSEEKQDKLGTIFFSLEYNFEKKAFVVNIKEARGLPAMDEQSMTSDPYIKMTILPEKKHKVKTRVLRKTLDPAFDETFTFYGIPYSQIQDLTLHFMILSFDRFSRDDVIGEVLIPLAGIELSEGRMLMDREIIKRNVRKSSGRGELLISLCYQSTTNTLTVVVLKARHLPKSDVSGLSDPYVKVNLYHAKKRISKKKTHVKKCTPNAVFNELFVFDIPCEGLDDISIEFLVLDSDRGSRNEVIGRLTLGSSAEGTGGEHWKEICEYPRRQIAKWHMLCDG, from the exons ATGGCTCCGATCGCGGCCAGCCGCCAGCACTTCG ATGAAATTCCTACAGTGGTTGGGATCTTTAGTGCATTTGGCCTTGTCTTCTCTGTCTCCCTTTTTGCTTGGATCTGCTGCCAACGCAAATCTTCCAAATCCAATAAGACCCCTCCATATAAGTTTGTCCATGTTCTGAAGGGAGTTGATATTTATCCTGAGAATCTCAACAGTAAGAAGAAGTTTGGAGCAGATGATAAAAGTGAAGCAAAGAACAAATCGGCAATGCCTAAGAATTCTCTCCATCTagacctggagaagagagatcTAAATGGCAATTTCCCCAAAACAACCTCTAAAACGCAGAGCTCTCCAGATCTTGAAAACGTGTCTCCAAAAcacttttcagaaaggaagaaagattcAGTATCCCCTGATAGTTTAAAGTCCATCACATCCTTGtcatctgaagaaaaacaagacaagctAGGAacaatctttttctctttagagtACAACTTTGAGAAAAAGGCATTTGTAGTGAACATCAAAGAAGCACGTGGGCTGCCAGCAATGGATGAACAGTCAATGACTTCTGATCCTTACATCAAAATGACAATCCTGCCTGAGAAAAAGCACAAGGTGAAAACCAGAGTGCTGAGAAAAACATTAGATCCAGCTTTTGATGAGACTTTCACATTCTATGGGATCCCCTACAGCCAAATTCAAGATTTAACACTTCACTTTATGATCTTGAGCTTTGACAGGTTTTCCAGAGATGATGTCATTGGAGAAGTCCTCATCCCCCTTGCAGGAATTGAATTGTCAGAAGGAAGGATGCTAATGGACAGAGAGAtcatcaaaagaaatgttagg AAATCATCTGGGCGTGGAGAATTACTGATCTCTCTCTGTTATCAGTCTACAACAAACACGCtaactgttgttgttttaaaagccaGGCATCTACCTAAGTCTGATGTGTCAGGATTATCAG ATCCTTATGTCAAAGTGAACCTGTACCACGCTaagaaaagaatttctaaaaagaaaacccatGTGAAGAAGTGTACCCCCAATGCAGTGTTCAACGAATTGTTTGTCTTTGACATTCCCTGTGAGGGCCTTGATGATATCAGCATTGAATTTTTGGTTTTAGATTCAGACAGAGGATCAAGAAATGAGGTCATTGGCCGGTTAACCTTGGGATCTTCAGCAGAAGGTACAGGTGGAGAGCACTGGAAGGAAATTTGTGAATATCCTAGGAGACAAATTGCCAAATGGCATATGTTGTGTGATGGTTAG